The Sphingomonas crocodyli genome contains the following window.
GGCACGAAGCTCAACAGGAAGCCCTTGCGTGAACAGTGCGAGCAGTTGCAGCTCATCGCCTGGGTTGGCGTGTCAGCGTTGACGGTGAAGGCGACCGCGCCGCAGTGGCAGCTTCCGGAATAGGACATTTCACGAGCCTCCGCGCTTCCTTTGGGCGATGGCCGACCCTATCATGGGCCGATGCACGGGCAAGCACCCAACGAAAAACGGGGATCGGAAGGCAAGGGGATCACGCGGCGCAAGCTGCTGATCGGCGGCGGCGTGGGCGCGGGCCTGGTCGTCGGCTGGGCCTTGTGGCCGCGCACCTATCGCAGCGACCTGACCGCCGCCCCCGGCGAGACGATCTTCGGCGCGTACCTCAAGATCGGCGCGGACGGTCGCGTGATCGTCGCGGTGCCGCAGGCGGAGATGGGGCAGGGCGTCTATACCTCGCTGCCGCAGATCTTGGCCGATGAGCTGGGCGCGGACTGGCGGACGGTAGGCGTCGAGCCGGCGCCAGTGTCGCCCGTTTATGCCAACAGCTTCATCATCGAAGAGGCGCTGTCGGGGAAGGTGCCCGCCTTCATGGGCAGCGTCGCGCATTGGGCGGCGCGCGAGATCGCGATGCGCAGCAATTTGATCCTGACCGGCGGATCCACATCGATCCGCGCGTTCGAAGCGCCGCTGCGCGAGGCGGGGGCGGTTGCCCGCTCGCTGCTGTGCATGGTCGCGGCGAAACGGTGGGGGATCGACTGGGCGGCGTGCGATACGAAGGACGGCTTCGTCGTGCGCGGCGAGGATCGGCTGCGCTTCGCCGAACTGGCGGCCGAGGCGGCGACGCTTACCCCGCCCGATCCGGTGCCGCTGCGCGAGCCGGGCGAACGCACGATCGTGGGCACCTCGGTGCCGCGGCTCGATCTGCCGTCGAAGGTGGATGGATCGGCGCGCTTCGGCGCGGACGTGCGCCTGCCGGGCATGCTCTATGCCTCGATCGCGCACGGCCCCTATGGCGGCAGCAAGCCCGCCAAATATGTGCTGGCCGACGCCGAGGCGACGCCGGGCGTCGCGGGCGTGGTGATCGATCCGAAGTTCATCGCGGTGATCGGCACGAACTGGTGGGCGGCGGATACCGGCCTGCAGAAATTGCAGACCGATTTCGAAACCGCCGGCCCGCGCCCGAACGACATCACGATATCGCGTGCGCTCAAGGCCGCGCTCGATGCCACGCTTAATGGGGGCGGTAACGCCAAGACGTTTGTCGAGAAGGGCGAGATCGAAAGCGCGCTGGGCGGCAGCAATGTCGTGACCGCGACCTATTCGGTGCCGATGCTCGCGCATGCGCCGATGGAGACGCTGACCGCGACCGCGCGCTTCACCGGCGATCGGCTGGAAGTGTGGGTGCCGACGCAGGCGGCGGGGATCTGCCGCGCCGCCGTCGCCAAGACGATGGGGATGGATGAGGCGCGGGTGACGCTTTACCCGACCCTGCTGGGCGGCGGCTTCGGCCGCAAGGTCGAGGTCGATGCGGCGTGCGAGGCGGCGATCATCGCGAAGAAGGCGGGCAAGCCCGTCCAGCTCGTCTATCCCCGGCGCGAGGATATCCACGTCAGCCGCTTCCGGCCCCCTGCACTGGGCCGGATGCGCGGGCGGATCGGCCCCGGCGGGACGATTGCGGGGTGGGAAGCTACGATCGCCGCGCCGCCCAGCCAGGCCGAGGCGCAGGATCGATTGCAGCTGAAGGCGCCCGGCGAACATGGGCCGGAGGGCGGCGCCGTCGAAGGTGCGTCTCCGCCTTATGCGACGCCCGCGCTGGCGGTGAGCCATGCCGCCGCGACGACCGGGGTGGGGACGGGCTGGTGGCGTTCGGTCGCCAACAGCTACACGGCGTTCTTCAATGAGAGTTTTGCCGACGAACTGGCGTTGCAGGCGGGGCTCGATCCGCTGTCGTTCCGCATGGCGGCTTTGTCGAACGCCCCCCGGCTGGCGCATTGCCTGACGACCGCGACCGCGCTGGGCGGCTGGCAGGGCGGGCAGCCGGGCGTCGGGCAGGGGATTGCGGTCCATAGCTGCTTCGGCAGCCATGTCGCGATGATGGTCGAGGTCGAGGTGACGGCCGATCAGATGGTCAAGGTGCTGACCGTCAGCGCCGCGGTCGATTGCGGGCATGTGATCCATCCGGACATCGTGCTGCAGCAGATCGAAGGTGGGATCATCTTCGGCATGTCCAACGCGTTCGGCATGCCGATCGAACTCAATGACGGGATGGTCGTGGCGCAAAATTTCGACGGGCTGGGATTGCCGATGCTGACCGATACGCCCGAGATACGGGTCGAGCTGATCGAATCCCCGCATGCGGCGGGGGGCGCGGGCGAGATTGCGGTGCCGCCGGTCGCGCCCGCCATCGCCAATGCCATCTTCGCGGCGACGGGCAAGCGCCTGCGCAACCTGCCGCTGCGTCTGGCAGATGCATGAGTGACGGGCGCATGATCGGCCTCCTGCTCGTCAATCTCGGCACCCCCGACGCGCCGACCGCGCCGGCGGTGAAACGCTATCTGGCCGAATTCCTGTCGGACCCGCGCGTCGTGGAGATCCCGCAGATCATCTGGCAGCCGATATTGCGCGGGATCGTGCTGAACACCCGGCCGAAGAAATCGGCGCACGCCTATCAACAGGTGTGGACCGAAGAGGGATCGCCGCTGGCCGCGATAACGAAGCGGCAGACGGCGGCGATCGCGGCGCATTTCGGTGATCGCGTGGTGGTCGACTACGCCATGCGCTATGGCAATCCCGCGATCGGCGATCGGCTGGCGGCGATGAAGGCGAAAGGGTGCGATCGCATCCTGATCGCGCCGCTGTACCCCCAATATTGCGGGGCGACGACCGCGAGCGTGCAGGACGCGGCTTATGCGGCGCTGGGGGAGATGCGCTGGCAGCCCGCGATCCGCACGCTGCCGCCTTATTATGCCGACCCGGCCTATATCGCCGCGCTCAAGACGTCGGTGGAGGACAGCCTCGCCGCGCTCGATTTCGTGCCCGACATGCTGGTCGCCAGCTTCCACGGCATGCCGGAGCGGACACGAACCCTGGGCGATCCCTATGCCGATCAATGCCTTGAGACCGCACGGCTGTTGGGTGAAGCCCTTGGTCGTCCGCTAAATGTAACCTTCCAGTCACGGTTCGGACGCGCCAAGTGGCTAGAGCCGGCCACCGATACGACCCTTGCAGCATTGCCGGGGCAGGGGATGCGGAAGGTTGCGGTGTTCGCGCCGGGTTTTTCCGCCGACTGTCTGGAAACGCTGGAAGAAATCGCGATCCGCGGGCGCGAGACTTTTCTTTCCGCGGGTGGAACAAACTTCGCCTACATGGCTTGTCTCAATGACGGGGCGGCCAGTCTGGAAATGTTCGAAATTCTCTTGACTCGTGAGCTTGATGGCTGGCTCGCGCCCTCTTAAGCTCGGTTCGAAACTCATTGTGGGAGAGTGAATATGGCACGGGTCGCAATCGTTACCGGCGGGACTCGTGGCATAGGTGAGGCGATCAGCCTCGCCCTGCAGAAGAAGGGTGTCACCGTCGTCGCCAACTATGCCGGCAATGACGCCAAGGCGCAGGAGTTCACCGATCGCACCGGCATCATCGCCCGCAAGTGGAATGTCGGCGATTTCGATGCCTGCCAGTCGAATATCGAACAGATCGAGGCCGAAGTCGGCCCGGTCGACATCCTGGTCAACAATGCCGGCATCACGCGCGACGGCACCATCCTGAAAATGACCTATCAGGATTGGAAAGAGGTGATGGACGTTAACCTGGGTGGTTGCTTCAACATGGCCAAGGGCGTGTTCCTGGGCATGCGTTCGCGCGGCTGGGGCCGGATCGTCAATGTGGGCTCGGTGAACGGGCAGGCGGGGCAGTATGGCCAGGTCAATTATGCCGCCGCCAAATCGGGCATCCACGGCTTCACCAAGGCGCTGGCGCAGGAAGGCGCCAAGGCGGGCGTGACCGTCAACGCGATCGCGCCGGGCTATATCGACACCGACATGGTCGCCGCCGTCCCGCAGGACGTGCTGGCGAAGATCGTCGCCAAGGTGCCGGTCGGCCG
Protein-coding sequences here:
- the hemH gene encoding ferrochelatase translates to MIGLLLVNLGTPDAPTAPAVKRYLAEFLSDPRVVEIPQIIWQPILRGIVLNTRPKKSAHAYQQVWTEEGSPLAAITKRQTAAIAAHFGDRVVVDYAMRYGNPAIGDRLAAMKAKGCDRILIAPLYPQYCGATTASVQDAAYAALGEMRWQPAIRTLPPYYADPAYIAALKTSVEDSLAALDFVPDMLVASFHGMPERTRTLGDPYADQCLETARLLGEALGRPLNVTFQSRFGRAKWLEPATDTTLAALPGQGMRKVAVFAPGFSADCLETLEEIAIRGRETFLSAGGTNFAYMACLNDGAASLEMFEILLTRELDGWLAPS
- the phbB gene encoding acetoacetyl-CoA reductase; this translates as MARVAIVTGGTRGIGEAISLALQKKGVTVVANYAGNDAKAQEFTDRTGIIARKWNVGDFDACQSNIEQIEAEVGPVDILVNNAGITRDGTILKMTYQDWKEVMDVNLGGCFNMAKGVFLGMRSRGWGRIVNVGSVNGQAGQYGQVNYAAAKSGIHGFTKALAQEGAKAGVTVNAIAPGYIDTDMVAAVPQDVLAKIVAKVPVGRLGHADEIARGVTFLCGEDAGFITGSTMSINGGQHMY
- a CDS encoding xanthine dehydrogenase family protein molybdopterin-binding subunit; this encodes MHGQAPNEKRGSEGKGITRRKLLIGGGVGAGLVVGWALWPRTYRSDLTAAPGETIFGAYLKIGADGRVIVAVPQAEMGQGVYTSLPQILADELGADWRTVGVEPAPVSPVYANSFIIEEALSGKVPAFMGSVAHWAAREIAMRSNLILTGGSTSIRAFEAPLREAGAVARSLLCMVAAKRWGIDWAACDTKDGFVVRGEDRLRFAELAAEAATLTPPDPVPLREPGERTIVGTSVPRLDLPSKVDGSARFGADVRLPGMLYASIAHGPYGGSKPAKYVLADAEATPGVAGVVIDPKFIAVIGTNWWAADTGLQKLQTDFETAGPRPNDITISRALKAALDATLNGGGNAKTFVEKGEIESALGGSNVVTATYSVPMLAHAPMETLTATARFTGDRLEVWVPTQAAGICRAAVAKTMGMDEARVTLYPTLLGGGFGRKVEVDAACEAAIIAKKAGKPVQLVYPRREDIHVSRFRPPALGRMRGRIGPGGTIAGWEATIAAPPSQAEAQDRLQLKAPGEHGPEGGAVEGASPPYATPALAVSHAAATTGVGTGWWRSVANSYTAFFNESFADELALQAGLDPLSFRMAALSNAPRLAHCLTTATALGGWQGGQPGVGQGIAVHSCFGSHVAMMVEVEVTADQMVKVLTVSAAVDCGHVIHPDIVLQQIEGGIIFGMSNAFGMPIELNDGMVVAQNFDGLGLPMLTDTPEIRVELIESPHAAGGAGEIAVPPVAPAIANAIFAATGKRLRNLPLRLADA